A stretch of Geitlerinema sp. PCC 9228 DNA encodes these proteins:
- a CDS encoding M20 family metallopeptidase, with protein sequence MVSTVSTSENIHKIRQEIQALQPWLVQVRRQIHQFPELGFQEQRTCQLIAQKLREWGIEHETGIAQTGVVALIRASKPGPVLAIRADIDALPITEKNDIPYRSQHDGKMHACGHDGHTAIALATACYLSQHRDAFAGTVKIIFQPAEEGPGGAKPMVEAGVLKNPDVDALIGLHLWNNLPLGTVGVRSGYLMAAVELFRCTLLGRGGHGAIPHQTTDAVVLAAQVVNALQTIVARNIDPLESVVLTVGELHAGSAYNAIADTANLRGTVRYYNPDYEGYIGKRIEEIIAGVCQSHSASYDLKYWQQYPPVVNDSAIADLVRSVAETVVETEAGVVPECQTMAGEDVSYFLREVPGCYFFLGAANPQKGLDYPHHHPRFNFDESALAMGVEMFVRCVEKFCR encoded by the coding sequence ATGGTTTCTACAGTTTCCACATCAGAAAATATCCACAAAATTCGTCAAGAAATTCAAGCATTGCAACCCTGGTTGGTGCAAGTACGGCGGCAAATCCATCAGTTTCCCGAATTGGGTTTTCAAGAACAACGAACATGCCAACTCATTGCCCAAAAACTCAGGGAATGGGGTATCGAACACGAAACAGGCATTGCCCAAACCGGGGTCGTGGCCCTCATTCGCGCTAGCAAACCAGGTCCGGTGCTGGCCATTCGGGCAGATATCGACGCTTTGCCCATCACCGAAAAAAACGACATTCCTTACCGTTCCCAACATGACGGAAAAATGCATGCTTGCGGTCACGACGGGCACACCGCGATCGCGCTGGCAACGGCCTGCTATCTATCCCAACACCGGGATGCGTTTGCCGGTACGGTAAAAATTATCTTCCAACCAGCAGAAGAAGGTCCCGGCGGTGCCAAACCCATGGTAGAAGCTGGGGTTTTAAAAAATCCCGATGTGGATGCGTTGATTGGCTTGCATTTGTGGAACAACCTGCCCTTGGGAACCGTAGGCGTACGTAGTGGTTATTTAATGGCAGCGGTGGAACTGTTTCGCTGTACCCTGTTGGGAAGGGGCGGTCACGGTGCCATTCCCCATCAAACCACCGATGCCGTAGTCTTGGCTGCCCAGGTGGTCAATGCCTTACAAACCATTGTTGCCCGTAACATCGATCCTTTGGAGTCAGTGGTGCTCACAGTTGGGGAACTCCACGCCGGCAGTGCCTACAACGCGATCGCCGACACGGCCAACTTGCGGGGTACTGTACGCTATTACAATCCCGATTATGAAGGATATATCGGCAAACGTATTGAAGAAATCATCGCCGGCGTCTGTCAAAGCCACAGTGCCAGCTACGACTTAAAATACTGGCAGCAGTATCCGCCGGTGGTCAACGACAGCGCGATCGCCGATTTAGTGCGATCGGTAGCCGAAACAGTCGTAGAAACCGAAGCTGGCGTAGTACCAGAGTGCCAAACCATGGCTGGCGAAGACGTATCCTATTTCCTGCGGGAAGTGCCCGGGTGTTATTTCTTCCTCGGTGCCGCCAATCCCCAGAAAGGGTTGGACTATCCCCACCACCATCCCCGCTTTAACTTTGACGAGTCGGCTTTAGCCATGGGGGTAGAAATGTTCGTGCGTTGCGTGGAAAAATTCTGTCGTTGA
- the bioD gene encoding dethiobiotin synthase yields MMGDLERHSALLVAGTDTEVGKTVFTCALVAYWQRYLPAQRLGVLKPIQAGYGDRERYASLLAGQQSLEEITPLYFPEPLAPPIAAAKAGKTIDLKVAWQTFAQLTQQKDWVLVEALGGLGSPITEELTVADLARDWHLPVVLVAPVRLGSIGHLVANVALARQHQIPLQGIVLNCATPDSEAAIENLTPTDLIQSLTQVPVLGCLPYGIDGDGEKAIAAISHLHLEAFLPHFFVQKIH; encoded by the coding sequence ATGATGGGAGATTTAGAGCGACACAGCGCTTTGCTCGTGGCTGGTACGGATACGGAGGTGGGAAAAACCGTTTTTACCTGTGCGTTGGTAGCGTACTGGCAGCGGTATTTGCCCGCTCAAAGGTTGGGGGTTCTCAAACCTATTCAAGCCGGCTACGGCGATCGCGAACGATATGCCAGTCTCTTGGCAGGGCAACAATCCCTCGAAGAAATTACCCCCCTCTATTTTCCAGAACCTTTAGCACCTCCCATTGCCGCGGCCAAAGCAGGAAAAACCATTGATTTGAAAGTGGCGTGGCAAACCTTTGCCCAGTTGACCCAACAAAAAGATTGGGTATTGGTAGAAGCCTTGGGAGGATTGGGATCGCCCATTACCGAGGAACTAACCGTTGCCGACTTAGCCCGGGATTGGCATTTGCCCGTGGTTTTGGTGGCACCCGTGCGTTTGGGAAGCATTGGTCACCTGGTGGCCAACGTAGCCCTAGCCAGGCAACATCAAATTCCCTTACAGGGCATTGTTCTCAACTGTGCGACCCCCGACAGTGAGGCTGCCATTGAGAATCTCACCCCTACCGATCTCATTCAATCTTTAACCCAAGTACCGGTTTTGGGTTGCTTGCCTTATGGTATTGACGGGGATGGAGAAAAAGCGATCGCAGCGATTTCCCATCTCCATTTAGAAGCTTTTTTACCCCATTTCTTTGTTCAAAAAATCCATTGA
- a CDS encoding serine/threonine-protein kinase, with the protein MQAPLSVGTVLQERYRLVKILGQGGFGRTYLAEDIGRFDELCALKEFIPPPDNPQALEKSQELFRREAATLYQIRHSQIPQFRATFQQNQRFFLVQDYVAGATYRSLLQQRIQTGRPFTEGEIRQLLADLLPVLAYLHNQNIVHRDLSPENIIQRESDGLPVLIDFGVVKDLANRMQAQASQTAATTVGKAGYSPSEQMKTGQVYPSSDLYSLGVTCLVLLSGEEPQNLFDNNQMAWDWRKIPASDQLRAILQRMVAYRPGDRYQTAAEVLQALPGDPPNQTATPSPAAPASPSQIPTVQVGRQRPATNVSGSSPPPSPSSSSPQRTSTSVPRYASASSSSTPHPLTIVLVSLAIAGGVGIVSWGIVRSFRGSSPISAPNNTPVEPTPSPSPTPETTPTPAIAAIPLEIEPGEEITVEGSLNPNEILHYTFEGNKNQKLQASVRGEGIQMSVLDSDRNPIDRRGKNTSQWQGKLPQPGQYVLQIQRSPNKEEDGTVDPAPTRNFRLQVLLAAPPTPSPKPVTTPTPTPEPTPTPTPEPTPTPTPEPTPTPTPKPTPTPTPEPTPTPTPEPTPTPSTTEAEQLEVEIGETVRVSGTASPEKTKSYIVEVEEGHVLRLQVTSGNVLLNVRRQEGEPLPGAGSKIQAIPAQPTDEVYQIDVVAYGRTNFTFQITMEN; encoded by the coding sequence ATGCAAGCACCCCTGTCTGTCGGCACAGTTTTACAAGAACGCTACCGTCTGGTCAAAATCCTCGGTCAAGGTGGCTTCGGTCGTACCTATTTAGCAGAAGACATCGGACGTTTTGACGAACTGTGTGCCCTCAAAGAATTTATCCCACCCCCCGACAACCCGCAAGCATTAGAAAAATCTCAAGAATTATTCCGGCGGGAAGCCGCCACCCTCTACCAAATTCGCCATTCCCAAATTCCCCAGTTTCGTGCCACCTTTCAACAGAACCAACGATTTTTCCTAGTACAAGATTACGTTGCCGGTGCCACCTACCGCTCGTTGTTGCAGCAACGCATCCAAACAGGTCGTCCCTTTACCGAAGGAGAAATTCGCCAACTGCTTGCCGATTTGCTGCCAGTTTTGGCTTACCTCCACAACCAAAACATCGTCCATCGCGACCTATCCCCGGAAAACATCATCCAGCGCGAAAGCGACGGGTTGCCCGTACTCATTGACTTTGGTGTGGTCAAAGACTTAGCCAATCGCATGCAAGCCCAAGCTTCCCAAACCGCCGCCACTACCGTTGGTAAGGCTGGCTATTCCCCCAGCGAGCAAATGAAAACTGGTCAGGTCTATCCATCCAGCGATTTGTACTCCCTCGGGGTCACCTGTTTGGTCTTGCTGAGTGGGGAAGAGCCGCAAAATTTGTTCGACAACAACCAAATGGCTTGGGACTGGCGAAAAATTCCAGCCAGCGACCAGTTGCGCGCCATTTTGCAGCGCATGGTTGCCTACCGCCCCGGCGATCGCTACCAGACGGCCGCGGAAGTTTTGCAAGCATTGCCAGGGGACCCTCCCAACCAGACAGCCACTCCTTCCCCTGCTGCCCCAGCTTCCCCTTCGCAAATCCCCACCGTACAAGTAGGTCGCCAGCGACCGGCAACCAACGTCTCCGGAAGTTCTCCCCCACCATCGCCATCGAGTAGCAGTCCTCAAAGAACGTCCACTTCGGTGCCTAGGTACGCCTCTGCTTCTTCTTCCTCCACTCCCCATCCCTTGACCATTGTTTTGGTTTCCCTGGCGATCGCGGGGGGGGTAGGTATCGTTTCCTGGGGCATTGTACGGTCTTTTCGCGGTTCCAGTCCCATCTCTGCCCCCAACAACACGCCGGTAGAACCGACCCCAAGTCCTTCTCCCACACCGGAAACCACCCCTACGCCAGCGATCGCTGCCATCCCCCTAGAAATCGAACCGGGAGAAGAAATCACCGTAGAAGGCAGTTTGAATCCCAACGAAATTCTCCACTACACCTTCGAGGGAAACAAAAACCAGAAATTACAGGCTAGCGTCCGCGGTGAAGGCATCCAAATGAGCGTTTTGGATAGCGATCGCAACCCAATCGACCGCCGCGGCAAAAATACTTCCCAGTGGCAGGGAAAATTGCCCCAGCCAGGCCAGTATGTACTGCAAATCCAGCGATCGCCCAATAAAGAGGAAGATGGTACTGTAGACCCCGCACCAACGCGCAATTTCCGCCTGCAAGTGTTGCTGGCTGCCCCACCTACCCCCTCTCCCAAACCCGTGACCACCCCCACACCGACGCCAGAACCCACCCCCACACCAACGCCAGAACCCACCCCCACACCAACGCCAGAACCCACCCCCACACCGACGCCAAAACCTACCCCCACACCGACGCCAGAACCCACCCCCACACCAACGCCAGAACCCACCCCCACCCCCTCTACCACCGAAGCGGAACAACTGGAAGTAGAAATTGGGGAAACAGTGCGCGTCAGCGGCACAGCCAGTCCCGAGAAAACAAAAAGTTATATTGTAGAAGTAGAGGAAGGACACGTCTTGCGCTTGCAAGTGACTTCGGGTAACGTCCTGCTCAATGTTCGCCGCCAGGAAGGAGAACCTTTACCGGGGGCAGGGTCCAAAATTCAAGCCATTCCCGCCCAACCCACCGATGAGGTTTATCAAATTGATGTGGTGGCTTACGGTCGGACCAATTTTACCTTCCAAATTACAATGGAAAATTAA